A segment of the Cololabis saira isolate AMF1-May2022 chromosome 3, fColSai1.1, whole genome shotgun sequence genome:
TTTCTCAGTTGGAGAAGGAAGGACCTCCTTGAATCATGTGTAAGGTGCTTGCAAGTCGATCCACGTCGACCTCATCGCAACAAATGTTATTGGTCCACTTGGTAGCATTGTATTTCTTTCTATATACAGTTTCATTTTCAAGACAGGTAGAAAGATAAATTGCTGCAttgtcaataaaaaaatactgttgTTCAAAATATACCAAATCCAGCTCTCATAAATGTGCTTTTTTGTTCTGTCTGGTAGCTGACTCAAACATCTGTTTTTTCACCACCATGAAATTATTCTTCTGCTTGTATGAAATTGGATATCATTGTTTCACTTTGTagagagtttttttttacttttatttggtTAAGCATATGCGTGAAATCTTAATTTTAGAAAAATTAATTggccttttttttgtaatttaggGGAAGTCAACATAGTTTGGAACTAAATACAGCATTGACATGGCTTGCATGTTACTCAAAAACGTATTATTTGCCACATAGGGACTGTTTGATTCAGCTACACGTGATAAGTAAAAATGGTTCCCcccaccaccccaaaaaaaacacaatcagccatgaagtaaaaaaaacaattgcagTTTACAACTTTCAGGTCACAAAGGATTTCAACAATGATATTACCGCTCGCGTGTGGTGTAAATGACAATTCCAGTGACAAAGATGATCAGTGCGATTGCTGCAACTGGTATAAAGATGGCCAAGTACAGTTGGAGGTTGTCATCCACGCTGGTGTTCGACATCGCTGTGTAACAGGAATCATTTCAGGTTAACAGACTGCATTTGACATTACAAACATGAGTCTACATGTTTCTGCGAAAGATAATGAGTAAATATTTCCATCACTTGTTGGGGTGTGAAGTGTATATTCAGAAAAGTTTCCAccatttgacaaaaaaaaaacccaaaaaattctGCGTTACAACAAGTCAAATAAGCGGCAACTGTAAAGAATGAAAATAAGCTAGATTGTATGAACTTGTAAACTGTGCATGCAGGTTTGTAAATTGTACATGTGgtctcacaaaaaaaaaatgcatatgtaTTTCTGCAAGAGAGCAAATCTGTTTACAGAGAAAACAATGGACAGATTATAACCTGAGAGCGTAGTTCACTAATTCACCTAATGGAtttcagtatttatttatttgatatttttccCAAAGTTAATAGTATGGGCTCCATATCACCATAGTTTCCTGCAGTAGTGCTTTATTTATTCCACCAGTCAGGGGAAAAGAGAATCTAGCTTCTTTCATTGTGGTCACATTGATTTTCATCAGTTACTGAGCCAGGAAAAGGAAGGTGTTGATGGGATATTTTTATTGATATGtaacagtttcaatttttttttaaactcttgtgttttttttaaccattttaatATCTGCCATTATCAagtggtttttattttaaagtaacTTAAACGCAGAAATGATTGAGATGAAGCCTGAACTCATTCTGGTTGGCAGCTGGGTGTGGTGCAGCCACATCACCTTACACATCCAGGCTCTAACTGTGAACTTTATGgtcttaaattaaatatgatACATCAGTTGTTTTGTGCGCATTTTACCAAAATGCACTGTTCCGgtttgtaattttatttaatttctactagaacagaaaacaaaattaattgtccattaaatgagtcagttatcTTTTGTGACTGACTCCTGCTTTGAGTTGAACTGTTTCACCCCGTGATGATATAAGCTGGCGAGTACAAATCAAACAAAATTGACTCGAAAAAATAATACTTAAAATTCATCCTTGATAAGTTAATGCTGGAACCACTGACCATCAgggacaaacatttttttactcAGTATTTAAATAATTAGTTTTAGTTAAATTCTCACCTTTAACAGAAATGGAGATGTAATCCTTTTTGAAACTGTAGTCTCTGCCACGTCCAGAAACGCGCACATACATGAACGGTTCATTTACCATGATGTTTCGGATCTGTAGAGAGCAGTTTCCTCCGGCTTTATCTCCGATGACCTTTGTCTTTCTTCTGTACTTAGGAAGCACACAGGTGTCATTTGGGTGAAAAACAAATGCATTCCTATCAAGATCCTTCCTGCTGCATTCACTTTGGCCTCTCGTTTTCCAGTAAACCTGTACATCATCCGTGTGGTACTGTGATGGATAGGTGAACGAGCACAGTACGGTTACATCTGAGCCCTTGGTTACATTAAAGCTTCTTGTGACATTTATGCTCCAGTCATCACCTGTgtttaaaaccaaacaaaagttaaggaaaaaaaatccactaTTTATATTTGCTGAATTTAAAAGAAACTCACTAACTCATCATGTTTACCCACCTTTTGAATATGAGAGCAGAGTCAGTGTCAGACTGAAACATATCAAGATAGGCATCTGATCCAAAAAGACATAATCAAATCATGAATTTGGCACAATTTTATAGCTGTACCTATGACGTGTGCAGAAAACCagaaatatttatttcatttacgaTATAAAATAAGTACTCACTGTGAGAAGGACCAGGCAAGGATATGGTTTGTTCAGCTTTCTCAGTATATAACACGTCCAGGCTTAGATGTCAAAACTCTCGGGTGTACTTCACAAGTTTTTTCACACTTTAGCTGAActcaaatggggaaaaaaacaagaaaaaaggaagtTTATAAAGAAAAGTGAAGACAAACCAGAGCATAACCGGCATAGTTTAAGGTGCATATTTTGTgcacattttcaacctgaataATAATCTATCTCAAAGATAAATGCGACTGTTTGCTACAGTCTGACTGTGACTTAAAATTCAAAAATAAACATGAGATGTCACCTTTAACACCTCACTGAACTATGTTTTTAACACTTCTCAAAGCAGCACAATTCCTGATATGAATAAAGTGTTGGCATCTTtgaaaataaacacagaaaCACCCTTTTGCATTTACTATAAGTTAATGAATATTTGTCTGCAATTATAGCAGACAAAAGCCACAAAGTGATTCACAGGGAAAACAAAATTtgaaacaaaataacatataatACCTAAAGAGGTGAGTCTTCAGTTGTttttttgaaagaaagaaatactcAGCAACCCTAATAACTGTGTATTCCCTAGTCTACAGACACAGTGGCCTCCGATTCCTTATCCCGACAAGTTTTCAAGTGAGAACCTGGGACACAGCATCGTTAGATTGCTGGAATAATGGAGCATGCTGCAGGGTGCAAGTTGAGTAAATTGACCACATACTCTGGAACCTGACCATGAAAGCTACatgatatttaatatttttaccTCCACAAGAAGCTGGTGTAGGGTTTTAAGGACTGGAGTAACATGTGTCCCCATTCACGTGACCCTGTGAGCGATCTTGAACCAGCATAGCCTGCAAGCGATGGAGGGCAGATTTTCTGATGGATGAGAATAAAGCACTACAGTAATCAATTTGTAAGGAAATTCAGACATGGATGAGCTTTTACAACTGTTGGACAGTACTGACTGGAGTTTGCTAATATTTCTTaaatgaaagaaggaaaaagctgGTCACCTATTAGACACAGGTGTCAACGGAGAGCAAATAATCGAAAATCACCCGTATATCAAATTGCCTGGGATATGCGAGGCGGTACGTCCTTGTTGCATCATGCTCCATCATGCCCAAGGAAGCTGTATTTATATTTTAGGGAACAGACTAAGTTAAACAATTATGTGCATCAGTTGGTACCCAcacaatttttaattttatatttcttgtgtaaaatataacaaaaatgaTCTGATTGCAGCATGTCTTACTGATAGACAAATACACTCATGAGTAACACCTTGTAGACTCACCTTTAACAGCAATACATTGAAGCAGTCATTTCCTGTATGTGTATGTCACATGGTTGTGGAAACTCTCTGGCTCAGTCTTTACAATATTTCCTCAGTTCATCAAGCTCTTTGATCAGGGGCGGAGCGGGGTTCCCagcgaagcattctagatgggtcCTTGTGACCTAAACATCCCctttaaaacataatcgctaaaaaaaaaaaatgccacagatcagcgcctctgacacacaaccacagcacgcaggcgacacggtcagaaccattcaaatgaggtttcagcaccatggattttggatttatgtcaaacctacagtaattataagcctaacctttcaatcactttgctctcatcaatggcgatgtccctctccattgagagcaaggtgaggtttgaggcctcatccatgcagcccGGAGATTTTTAATCACTTCAGCCTGCTGAAACTCAACATGactttcctgctttaaggctctgatgcgacaactggcgtGCACACGTACCCGttcatgacaggcagacacacaaggggagaagggactatatctttcatttttacttttttaaacaactttatccttatgaatgcaattgttatatagtccaactttccttattttattcagcacactTTTTTTATCACCCACTTCGGCGTGGGCCCCCACgcagcagtgggcccggggcggccgctAGTGTCTTTGATGCAAGATTCAACCACAGAAATTCAGCTGGGCTGAGGCCTGAAGTTGGATTAGGCAATTACAAAACCTTGATTCTTTTGTATTTCATCAATTCTGTCCTTCTGCTGAAAagctggtttaaaaaaaataaaagattacaaAAGGGGCTAAATACTTTGGAACATGACTGTACAGTCTTGACCGCATAGAACAGTGAGAGGTTTGAGGCAAATCTATTGGTTTTGCAAAGAGGAACAGACCAAAATTGCATCATTCTTGGAAGAAGAAATAGAGAAAACAACAGCCCTGCTGGTGGTCAATTAGAGCACAAGAAGCTGTGGCCCCCAAACTGAGAGGGGCTCCAGTTTGGGGGCCACAGCTTCTCATTTTCCTTAAAGTgttcatatacatacatacatacatacatacatacatacatacatacatacatacatacatacatacatacatacattttatatatatatatatatatatatatatatatatatatatatatatatatatatatatatatatatatatatataaaccgtCCGATGCcacgtcgtccatatatttcttATAATctacacctcgtcgggcattatcccttacataatgtatatatatatatatatatatatatatatatatatatatatatatatatatatatatatatatatatatatatacatacatatatatatatatatcggccatcttttatggggtggtctgctggaccagcagcatcactgcagcagagaggaagagactggacaaggtggtgaggaaagccggttctgtcctgggctgcagtctggaccgggtggaggtggtgggggagaggaggatggtggctaagctgtcctccatcatggacaatgtctcccacccccttcatgagactgtcagagccctggagagccccatcagtgaccggcttcgtgcaatatctgtcaatctgccagtctacctcacaacactccacctgcttttctgcactgtttcttAACTGTACTGTTCATATCCCGTGGTTATACATATTTGTAAACGTAGGCTatccttttgtattttttttatttctgacttttcattctttttacccctcccctacatgtgtgtgctaagtgtactgctgacaacaaaataagtttccccactgagggagaaaataaaggatatcttatcttatcttatcttatcttatcttatcttatatggagagagagagagagagagagagagagagagagagagagagagagagagagatatttGTGCCCTCTTCACCTAAAATGtaaaacaatattttaattaatttatttaaaacaaatcaaGCCTCACTTTTAAATACCTTtactttatatttcttatatttctctTGCATCCCAAACATTTTGgaacattggaaaaaaaaatgcatgtagGCCTACCTGTAATATATGTTATGGACGCGTGGCTAATTACTCTAGGTGAAACAATTAGACTTCTTAAAATTGAAAGTAGTGGAAACTTTCTTATTGTTGCCTCAAGCCGCTAGATGGAGAGAGTGCTGCACTTTTCCAAATCTTTGTGTACTCCGGAGCTCGAGACTTCACCTGGAATGTGGGCCAGACTCGGGTCTTAAAGGTGCAGTCATGTGACTCCCCAGCTGGCTGAAAGTAAGTCAACAGAGCCCCGGAAATGTTTCCCGTAACTAAATCGAGGGTTTATGTCACCCTGAACAGGAGTAGGAAGTTGGTTTTTGCGGATTTTTAGATTTGGCTCATGCGCACAAAGGCGCAGTCCTTTGGAGGAGACGTGTTGcgttggattaaaaaaaatggagcGCGACTCCCAAAGTTGACTTCACCTGTTTTGGGCGTGATCGCTGAAAGCTGCAGGCAGGTATGGAGGCTGAGGCTGAGGCTGCAGGAGAAGAGCCGGACCGGAGGAAGGTGGCCGCGCTGAGCGCTCCTGCCCTGTCCGCCGCTCGCCTCACCTTACCGGGAGTCATGGACGCGGAGGGGAGGGTGGACGAGACCCGGCTCAGGATGCACATCTTCAAAAACGGTCTATCAtctatttatttctaattagaAATATAGAATGCGTGATTCAGGAtgcttaagcctgaattatggttctgcgttaaatcgacgcagaacctacgccgtaggctctgcgttggtgtaacgtggaaccataaatcagcatttaGTTTACCACAAATGTACGCAGTTCTGCAGACATttaataatgatcctgatgtcACAATAATAAGCCAAAGCGAAATCTTAAATAACCGGTTGATTTCATGTTTGCACCTTTCTGTAAAGTTAGATGTTGACAAAGGGCGTAATCTACTcagcagctggagctgcagcgaCAACTTCTTACATTTATATGACTGTTTTGCCTGGTGAAATATAACTAATCGTAGTCACTCGTGTTGTACTCGAGAAGATCCGAAATACTTGAGACAGACTTGTTTGTTACATCTTCATGGTGCTTAAAACTTATAGCTCTAATGTTCAGTGACTCTTCTCAGCTGTAGTCACTTTCCACATTACAAATTAgttgttttgtatttatttatttatttattttattgtttttgttgtttttaattttgattAACAGAAGGATTATATTCTCATTTATGGGAGGAGAATGTTATTATTTCACTTAAGACAAGTATCCAGAAAATATGGAAACCATTTCCCATATTATACAGTTCATTAATTGTACTTCTGGCTTTTGGAAATATTCTCAAAACAGTACAAAGTGATTATAGAACATGATGCTTTTGGCTTTACCATTCATACACAGAGCAGTAAAATGTGTTCACACTTTAGTAAAATGTATACTAAAAGAAATGTATACTAAAAAAAGACATGTATTCTATATACTCTTCATGGATTTGGCTGTTAAtaattcaacacatttttatcacTGGATGTGTTCAGACACATCAATAAGTTACCATGGGATCCCTGCAGACCGGGACTAAGTCAAGTGGTGCTTTGCTTCAGGACTTTAGAGGACACACAATCAATCTATTCTACAATAAAGTCCAACATTTCACTGTGCATCAGATTCCCTGAGGTCAAAAACTCCAGCGTGACTACTGTGATAAAACAACAGACGCTTATATTCAAGTGGTGGGTTCTCTAAAAATATgttggggggggcgggggggggggggggggggggggggggaatcaCATGAGattcaaaagtaaaacaaaaaatattcagtGAAGTGTGACTTGCTGCCGTATGATTTGAAGATGCATCTGGTAGTTTACTTGCAGTGGT
Coding sequences within it:
- the LOC133428892 gene encoding uncharacterized protein LOC133428892, whose protein sequence is MPILICFSLTLTLLSYSKGDDWSINVTRSFNVTKGSDVTVLCSFTYPSQYHTDDVQVYWKTRGQSECSRKDLDRNAFVFHPNDTCVLPKYRRKTKVIGDKAGGNCSLQIRNIMVNEPFMYVRVSGRGRDYSFKKDYISISVKAMSNTSVDDNLQLYLAIFIPVAAIALIIFVTGIVIYTTRERSQTFSREESKFYVNFSKRSSNPSKSETSCETDFKASEKKVIDEPIYINYEGRTEELSQSLDNIDSIYANVDYSR